Proteins encoded by one window of Synechococcus sp. WH 7805:
- a CDS encoding DUF481 domain-containing protein: MLRRLPITAALVLFGHSALAAPVAKKEQVTLKLKNGDTLKGVLVPEETTETITILLHPVLGRLRIPATALIVEPPAKPWSLSVSGGLSANNTDNDLSAGGTFQLNTSYSKGADRVSVRGRATYEVTRDKGETANTTDTNEGEGELRYTRALGNRLNAYATTTFNYDTLNTIGTDVFVGSAGLGYDLIKNKTTTLNVSVGPSVQQIWGGRGCDADPICGQTFAASTARAQLEWKPSSIASVTVTNSYTGAYVNGIATNNTFSVALKIFPMGNQRLFTSLNGQTIFNELQSPKINNSVSMQLGVKLD; this comes from the coding sequence GTGCTGCGCAGACTTCCCATCACAGCAGCGCTTGTGCTGTTCGGACATTCAGCACTGGCTGCTCCAGTGGCAAAGAAAGAACAGGTCACGCTCAAACTGAAGAACGGAGACACGCTGAAGGGCGTGCTGGTTCCGGAGGAGACCACAGAAACCATCACCATTCTTCTGCATCCAGTGCTCGGTCGGCTGCGCATTCCGGCCACGGCTCTGATCGTCGAACCACCAGCAAAGCCATGGAGTCTGAGTGTGTCCGGAGGACTCTCTGCGAACAACACAGACAACGATCTCTCCGCAGGTGGAACCTTTCAGCTCAACACCAGCTACAGCAAAGGCGCCGACCGTGTGAGCGTGAGAGGACGTGCCACCTACGAGGTCACACGCGACAAGGGAGAGACAGCGAACACAACGGACACCAATGAAGGCGAAGGCGAACTGCGTTACACGCGAGCGTTGGGGAATCGCCTGAACGCTTATGCAACTACCACCTTCAATTACGACACGCTCAACACGATCGGAACCGACGTGTTTGTGGGATCCGCTGGCCTGGGCTACGACCTGATCAAAAACAAAACAACAACATTGAATGTGTCTGTGGGCCCCTCGGTTCAGCAGATCTGGGGAGGCCGTGGATGTGATGCAGATCCAATCTGCGGACAGACCTTTGCCGCCAGCACCGCGAGAGCGCAGCTGGAGTGGAAACCCAGTTCCATCGCGAGCGTCACTGTCACCAACAGCTACACAGGCGCCTATGTCAACGGCATCGCCACAAACAACACCTTTTCAGTGGCACTCAAGATCTTTCCGATGGGGAATCAAAGACTGTTCACGTCACTGAACGGACAGACAATCTTCAACGAACTGCAGAGCCCGAAAATCAACAACAGCGTCTCCATGCAGCTGGGGGTCAAGCTGGATTGA
- a CDS encoding Y-family DNA polymerase, whose protein sequence is MSRVTALIDANNFYASCEQSLDPALLGRPVVVLSNNDGCIVARSAEARALGIAMGTPYFKAKQDLEAQGVVVRSSNYALYADMSQRLMSLLESQVEELEVYSIDEAFARISRPADGDLRPWGRRMRALARRNLGLPIAIGLGASKGQAKLANRLAKVEASHAGLFDLGDCGDGDRWLETIAIEDVWGIGRKLAHWCRLRGVRNARELRDMASGPLRAKAGVVGVRLQRELQGHACLPLDLIPAPKQETCVSRSFSRPVTCVEELREAVATYVVRAAEKLRRQNQRAAALSVYTRTSPFVPAFYSRSASTSLDLPSNDTQVLLQAALPLVERIFQPHRQLAKAGVLMQHLQGTEQLQHHLLVPCSAVDQARREVLMRTIDQLNQRHGRGTIQWAACGLHPGWAMRRGQLGRAATTRLSDVPVVQA, encoded by the coding sequence ATGAGCCGGGTCACCGCCCTGATCGATGCCAACAATTTCTATGCCTCCTGCGAACAGAGCCTCGATCCGGCCCTGCTGGGACGCCCCGTCGTGGTGCTGTCGAACAACGACGGCTGCATCGTGGCCCGCAGCGCCGAAGCCCGGGCCCTCGGCATCGCTATGGGCACCCCCTATTTCAAGGCGAAGCAGGACCTGGAAGCCCAGGGAGTGGTGGTGCGAAGCTCCAACTACGCCCTCTACGCCGACATGAGCCAGCGGCTGATGAGTCTGCTGGAAAGCCAGGTGGAAGAGCTCGAGGTGTATTCCATCGATGAAGCCTTCGCCCGCATCAGCCGTCCTGCTGATGGCGATCTACGACCCTGGGGCCGACGCATGCGGGCCCTGGCACGGCGCAATCTGGGGCTGCCGATCGCCATCGGACTGGGAGCGAGCAAAGGCCAGGCGAAGCTCGCGAACCGACTGGCGAAGGTGGAGGCCAGCCATGCCGGCCTGTTCGATCTCGGAGACTGCGGCGACGGGGATCGCTGGCTGGAGACGATCGCCATCGAGGATGTGTGGGGAATCGGCCGCAAGCTGGCCCACTGGTGCCGACTGCGAGGCGTGCGCAATGCCCGCGAGCTGCGCGACATGGCCAGCGGTCCGCTGCGGGCCAAGGCAGGCGTCGTGGGAGTACGCCTGCAACGCGAGCTGCAGGGTCACGCCTGTCTCCCCCTCGATCTCATCCCGGCACCCAAACAGGAAACCTGCGTCAGCCGCAGCTTCAGTCGGCCGGTCACCTGTGTGGAGGAGCTGCGTGAAGCCGTAGCCACCTATGTGGTGCGAGCGGCCGAGAAATTACGCCGACAGAATCAACGGGCCGCGGCCCTGAGTGTGTACACCCGCACCAGCCCGTTCGTGCCCGCCTTCTACAGCCGGAGCGCCAGCACCTCTCTCGACCTGCCAAGCAACGACACCCAGGTGCTGCTGCAGGCAGCCCTTCCCCTGGTGGAGCGCATCTTTCAACCCCATCGGCAATTGGCGAAGGCCGGAGTCCTCATGCAGCACCTGCAGGGCACCGAGCAACTGCAGCACCATCTGCTGGTGCCCTGCAGCGCTGTGGACCAGGCACGCCGGGAGGTGCTGATGCGCACCATCGACCAGCTCAACCAGCGGCATGGGCGGGGAACCATTCAGTGGGCCGCCTGCGGCCTGCATCCGGGCTGGGCGATGCGGCGTGGGCAGCTCGGCCGCGCCGCCACCACGCGCCTGAGCGATGTGCCGGTGGTCCAAGCCTGA
- a CDS encoding LexA family transcriptional regulator, translating to MAFDRSFGQLPQPLCSQRRPLHLPLACERVAAGFPSPADDYVEVGIDLNDQLIRHPSSTFFLRVSGDSMTGAGIHDGDLLVVDRSLDPRPGRVVVAVLDGGFTLKRLARHRGRLRLEAANPDYPPLELEDCGDMQIWGVAIHVIHPL from the coding sequence GTGGCGTTCGATCGCTCCTTCGGCCAGTTGCCACAGCCCCTGTGTTCCCAGCGGCGTCCGCTCCACCTGCCCCTGGCCTGCGAACGGGTGGCTGCGGGCTTTCCCTCCCCCGCGGACGATTACGTGGAGGTGGGAATCGATCTCAACGACCAGCTGATCCGCCATCCCAGCAGCACATTTTTTCTGAGAGTGAGCGGTGATTCCATGACCGGCGCCGGCATTCATGACGGCGATCTGTTGGTGGTGGACCGCAGCCTCGACCCCAGGCCGGGTCGAGTGGTCGTGGCGGTGCTCGATGGCGGTTTCACACTCAAGCGACTGGCACGCCATCGCGGTCGACTACGGCTGGAGGCCGCCAATCCCGACTATCCCCCCCTGGAACTGGAGGACTGCGGCGACATGCAGATCTGGGGCGTCGCCATCCATGTGATTCACCCCCTCTAA
- a CDS encoding SGNH/GDSL hydrolase family protein has product MTATIQDPRTILCFGDSNTWGFNPDGSGRFPQPTRWPNQLERALNQTRPDLPWRTVEEGLNSRTWLHDDAIGTANYGGDYSCSGRSGLMTALHSHKPIDVVILALGCNDCKGYLNLSAEQITAGARILIHDTRRALNCGPRLDPPTSPRIILMTPPAIRITPQSLTWGFEGAELKSQALAEHYCQLAAELDVACFDVQPVANPSTLDGVHFDAQAQALIAAGLAACICQTLGQHPSADN; this is encoded by the coding sequence ATGACAGCAACCATCCAGGATCCTCGAACCATTCTCTGTTTCGGCGATTCCAACACCTGGGGATTCAACCCGGACGGCAGCGGACGCTTTCCGCAGCCAACACGGTGGCCGAATCAGCTGGAGCGTGCTCTCAACCAAACCAGGCCCGACCTGCCTTGGCGGACCGTCGAGGAAGGACTCAATTCCCGTACATGGCTGCACGACGATGCCATCGGTACCGCGAACTACGGCGGCGACTACAGCTGCAGCGGCCGATCAGGCCTCATGACCGCTCTCCACAGCCACAAACCGATTGATGTGGTGATCCTTGCGCTGGGTTGCAATGACTGCAAGGGCTATCTCAATCTCTCCGCCGAGCAGATCACGGCAGGCGCTCGCATCCTGATCCATGACACCCGCAGAGCCCTGAACTGCGGCCCCCGCCTTGATCCGCCTACGTCTCCGCGGATCATTTTGATGACACCACCGGCCATCCGGATCACTCCCCAGTCGCTGACCTGGGGGTTCGAGGGCGCTGAGCTCAAATCCCAGGCACTGGCAGAGCACTACTGCCAACTGGCCGCTGAACTCGACGTGGCCTGTTTCGACGTGCAGCCCGTCGCCAATCCCTCCACCCTGGACGGCGTTCACTTCGATGCCCAGGCTCAGGCGCTGATTGCCGCCGGGCTTGCTGCATGCATCTGCCAGACCCTGGGGCAACACCCAAGCGCAGACAATTAG
- a CDS encoding 23S rRNA (pseudouridine(1915)-N(3))-methyltransferase RlmH — translation MNISRCRIIAVGKVRKGWVQEGVALYLKRLQGLQVVELKDSTPEKEAEAIRSTLRADEWPVMLMEQGTPLASIPFAQRLERLGNERLAFVIGGADGLTDELKAAARWQLSLSPMTFPHELARLLLLEQLFRAQAILQGSPYHRA, via the coding sequence ATGAACATCTCCCGCTGCCGGATCATCGCTGTTGGGAAGGTGCGCAAGGGCTGGGTCCAAGAAGGGGTGGCCCTCTACCTCAAACGCCTCCAGGGCCTCCAGGTGGTGGAACTCAAAGACAGCACACCCGAGAAGGAAGCGGAGGCGATCCGCTCCACGCTGCGAGCAGATGAATGGCCGGTGATGTTGATGGAGCAAGGCACACCACTGGCTTCGATCCCTTTCGCTCAACGGCTCGAGCGTCTGGGCAATGAACGCCTGGCTTTTGTGATCGGCGGCGCCGATGGACTCACCGATGAGCTCAAAGCTGCAGCCCGCTGGCAGCTGAGCCTCTCACCAATGACTTTCCCCCATGAACTCGCTCGGCTGCTGTTGCTCGAGCAGCTGTTCCGGGCGCAGGCCATTCTTCAAGGGAGCCCATACCACCGGGCATGA
- a CDS encoding pentapeptide repeat-containing protein, translating into MQRCLLAPVLALLLVFGLLLPSAEAAMDYAKQVLIGADFANREMQGVTFNLTNLREADLSGSDLQGASLYGAKLQDANLSRTNLRDATLDSAVLNGTDLTDAVLEDAFAFNTRFIDVTISGADFTNVPLRGDVLKTLCAAAEGTNPVTGRDTRDTLGC; encoded by the coding sequence ATGCAACGCTGTCTGCTGGCTCCAGTGCTTGCCTTGTTGCTGGTGTTCGGCCTGCTGCTTCCCTCCGCTGAGGCAGCGATGGATTACGCCAAACAGGTGCTGATCGGAGCTGATTTCGCCAACCGGGAGATGCAGGGGGTGACCTTCAACCTCACCAACCTGCGCGAGGCTGATCTCTCGGGTAGTGACCTGCAAGGAGCCAGCTTGTACGGCGCCAAGCTGCAGGACGCCAACCTCAGCCGCACCAATCTCCGCGACGCCACGCTGGATTCCGCCGTGCTCAACGGCACGGATCTCACCGATGCCGTTCTGGAAGACGCCTTCGCGTTCAACACCCGTTTCATCGATGTGACGATCAGCGGCGCTGATTTCACCAATGTGCCCCTAAGAGGGGATGTGCTCAAAACCCTCTGCGCAGCGGCTGAGGGCACCAACCCCGTGACCGGACGGGACACCCGCGACACCCTGGGCTGCTGA
- a CDS encoding AAA family ATPase: MLVRIAISGAHSQGKSTLVWDWVKRNPHYIREEEPFRALHNEGYDIQFRQECNRLHNGIQLYYNASRVNAYGSRNECVIFDRAPVDYIAYSQYTADYGTTDINNEFVEAMVPRVRDTLQNLDLIVFIPISERWPVEMEDDGIRPIDLPYRSEVDAIFKQIYRDKRFNVMPTQNAPQLIELWGSREERLERLEDAIRRQRGSFTPEG, translated from the coding sequence ATGCTCGTGCGAATCGCCATCAGCGGAGCCCATTCCCAGGGGAAAAGCACATTGGTCTGGGACTGGGTGAAACGCAATCCTCATTACATTCGCGAAGAAGAACCGTTTCGAGCCCTTCACAACGAGGGCTATGACATTCAATTTCGCCAGGAATGCAATCGTTTGCATAACGGCATTCAGTTGTATTACAACGCCAGCCGAGTCAATGCCTATGGATCCAGAAACGAATGCGTGATTTTCGATCGCGCACCAGTGGATTACATCGCTTACTCGCAGTACACAGCGGACTACGGCACGACTGATATCAACAATGAATTCGTTGAAGCCATGGTTCCCAGGGTGAGAGACACACTTCAAAACCTTGACCTGATCGTTTTCATACCCATCAGCGAGCGATGGCCGGTGGAGATGGAAGACGATGGCATTCGCCCTATTGATCTCCCTTACCGCAGTGAAGTTGATGCCATTTTCAAACAGATTTATCGCGACAAGCGATTCAATGTGATGCCAACGCAGAACGCTCCACAACTGATCGAACTTTGGGGGTCCCGCGAGGAGCGGCTTGAACGGCTTGAAGACGCCATCAGAAGACAGCGCGGATCGTTCACGCCTGAGGGATGA
- a CDS encoding YraN family protein produces the protein MKARLSTASSGLWAEARALDLLQTRGWVLLHQRWCCRYGEIDLLMCKHSGKTSRLLAVEVKGRRRCGPDGWGQAALNTQKRRRLARTLNCWFAFNPEYATSQLEVVLALVPLPPSHRAVRWLSVTDLSATG, from the coding sequence ATGAAGGCAAGGTTGAGCACTGCATCGTCGGGCCTCTGGGCTGAGGCACGGGCACTGGATCTTCTGCAAACCCGTGGTTGGGTCCTGCTGCATCAGCGTTGGTGCTGCCGTTACGGGGAAATTGATCTGCTCATGTGCAAACACAGTGGGAAGACATCCCGCTTGTTGGCGGTTGAGGTGAAGGGGCGCCGGCGCTGCGGACCAGATGGCTGGGGACAAGCGGCTTTGAATACGCAGAAGCGACGTCGCCTGGCCCGAACCCTGAACTGTTGGTTCGCCTTCAACCCTGAATACGCAACGAGTCAGCTGGAAGTGGTTCTTGCATTGGTTCCACTGCCCCCGAGCCATCGGGCGGTGCGTTGGCTCAGTGTTACGGATCTCAGTGCAACGGGTTGA
- a CDS encoding nucleoside kinase, with amino-acid sequence MICICGPSAAGKTVFSGLLAAALQNEGIQAVVIGCDDYYSEHWIPDPLYGFDTVDAIDVDSLINDLNALRLGQLKHRRRYDMGTRAVLWTPVEDKVDDAVDVVLLEGAFGPQLLFEEVPPDLLIYVEESLPMRVLRRLRRDTRERQRTVISVLRQVLRQMIPGEQRFIKPLKEEADVVVNRSDEGLAEVLTRIRVLCADRRKD; translated from the coding sequence TTGATCTGTATCTGCGGTCCTTCTGCAGCAGGGAAAACGGTGTTTTCTGGTTTGCTGGCTGCGGCACTCCAGAACGAAGGCATTCAAGCGGTCGTGATTGGTTGCGACGACTATTACAGCGAGCATTGGATCCCAGACCCGTTGTACGGCTTCGACACGGTGGATGCCATCGACGTCGACAGCCTGATCAACGATTTGAACGCGCTGCGCTTAGGACAACTGAAACATCGCCGTCGGTACGACATGGGCACCCGTGCCGTGCTTTGGACCCCAGTCGAAGACAAGGTCGATGATGCAGTCGACGTGGTGCTTCTAGAAGGAGCCTTCGGACCTCAGCTGCTTTTTGAGGAAGTGCCCCCTGATCTGTTGATCTATGTGGAGGAATCACTTCCGATGAGAGTGCTGCGCCGTCTGCGACGGGACACCCGAGAGCGACAGAGAACGGTGATCTCTGTGCTGAGGCAAGTGCTCAGGCAGATGATTCCTGGTGAACAACGCTTCATCAAACCTCTCAAGGAAGAGGCGGATGTGGTGGTGAATCGAAGCGATGAGGGATTGGCAGAGGTGCTGACGCGGATCAGGGTCCTCTGCGCAGACAGGCGGAAGGATTGA
- the rsmA gene encoding 16S rRNA (adenine(1518)-N(6)/adenine(1519)-N(6))-dimethyltransferase RsmA, whose translation MSFGGHSPRKRFGQHWLRDERVLDQILDASELGSDDRVLEVGPGRGALTQRLLASTAAAVHAVELDRDLVAGLQDRFADSPQFSLREGDVLEVPLTLPDGQRATKVVANIPYNITGPLLERLIGRLDQPIDPPYQRLVLLVQKEVAERIRARPGASSFSALSVRMQLLAHCSSVCSVPPRCFQPPPKVHSEVIRLDPLPQEQRPDPVTCRRVECLLKQAFLARRKMLRNTLSVSQPLCELEEITLKAGIDLRQRPQEVAPNAWVKLARGLNQADSAASSP comes from the coding sequence ATGAGCTTCGGAGGCCACTCGCCACGCAAGCGTTTCGGGCAGCACTGGTTGCGCGATGAACGGGTGCTGGATCAAATTCTTGACGCATCCGAGCTTGGCAGCGATGACCGGGTTCTGGAGGTGGGGCCTGGGCGAGGTGCACTCACACAAAGGCTTCTGGCATCCACTGCTGCTGCGGTGCACGCCGTGGAGCTGGATCGAGATCTCGTTGCAGGACTCCAAGATCGTTTTGCTGACTCCCCGCAGTTTTCCCTGCGCGAAGGCGATGTCCTCGAGGTGCCGCTGACCCTTCCCGATGGTCAGCGGGCCACCAAGGTCGTGGCCAACATCCCTTACAACATCACCGGCCCCCTTCTGGAGCGCCTGATCGGTCGGCTGGATCAGCCGATTGATCCTCCCTACCAACGCCTGGTGCTGCTTGTGCAAAAGGAAGTGGCTGAACGCATCCGTGCGAGGCCTGGAGCGAGCAGCTTCAGCGCCCTGAGCGTTCGTATGCAGCTGCTTGCCCATTGCAGCAGCGTGTGTTCAGTTCCGCCACGTTGTTTTCAGCCTCCTCCGAAAGTGCACTCGGAAGTGATCCGCCTTGACCCCCTTCCCCAGGAGCAGCGTCCAGACCCAGTCACGTGCCGTCGCGTGGAATGTCTGCTCAAGCAGGCATTCCTGGCGCGGAGGAAAATGCTGCGCAACACCCTCAGCGTGTCCCAGCCCCTCTGCGAACTGGAGGAGATCACGCTGAAGGCCGGTATTGATCTACGCCAACGTCCCCAAGAGGTGGCTCCCAACGCCTGGGTGAAGCTCGCCAGGGGTTTGAATCAGGCCGACTCCGCTGCGTCCTCGCCATGA
- the ispE gene encoding 4-(cytidine 5'-diphospho)-2-C-methyl-D-erythritol kinase has protein sequence MTASVCVTAPAKINLHLEVLGLRADGFHELAMVMQSIDLKDELRCENTADGTLSLTCDEPDLSCGDDNLILRAARLLRERSGFSELGARMHLSKRIPIGAGLAGGSSDGAAALVALNELWGLGLVESQVERLAADLGSDMPFCVAGGTQLCFGRGERLEPLPPVEAELGLLLVKDPEVSVSTPWAYGEYRRQRGHQYLQDEASFERRRQDLRSARWLHPLGQDIPPLRNDLQTVVAPLTPSVRNAMKCLRPQQGCLQVAMSGSGPSSFGLFLDRSGADRAKEAVEAQLDGLGLRSWSCSLIPHGVKLMS, from the coding sequence ATGACGGCTTCGGTTTGCGTCACTGCGCCCGCCAAGATCAACCTGCACCTCGAGGTGCTTGGCCTGCGTGCCGACGGTTTTCATGAGCTGGCCATGGTGATGCAGAGCATCGATCTCAAGGATGAGCTTCGTTGCGAGAACACGGCGGACGGGACTCTCTCTCTGACCTGTGACGAGCCAGATCTCAGCTGTGGTGATGACAATCTGATCCTCCGGGCTGCTCGACTGCTCAGGGAACGCTCCGGCTTCAGTGAACTTGGTGCGCGGATGCATCTGAGCAAACGCATTCCCATCGGCGCTGGCTTGGCGGGTGGGTCGAGCGATGGTGCCGCTGCGCTGGTTGCACTCAACGAACTCTGGGGATTGGGCCTGGTTGAGAGCCAAGTGGAGCGCTTGGCTGCCGACCTGGGATCGGATATGCCGTTCTGCGTTGCCGGTGGGACTCAATTGTGCTTTGGACGTGGCGAACGACTGGAGCCTCTGCCGCCTGTGGAGGCCGAGCTTGGACTTCTTCTGGTGAAAGATCCCGAGGTCAGTGTGTCCACGCCCTGGGCCTACGGCGAGTACCGGCGCCAGCGTGGCCATCAGTACCTCCAAGACGAGGCCTCGTTTGAACGCCGTCGTCAGGACCTCCGCTCCGCCCGATGGCTGCACCCCCTTGGCCAGGACATCCCGCCGTTACGCAACGATCTCCAAACCGTCGTTGCGCCTCTAACGCCGTCTGTGCGGAACGCGATGAAGTGTCTGCGACCCCAGCAAGGCTGTTTGCAGGTGGCGATGAGTGGTTCGGGCCCGAGCAGTTTCGGACTCTTTCTCGACCGGAGTGGGGCCGATCGGGCCAAGGAGGCTGTGGAGGCTCAACTTGATGGATTGGGTTTGCGGAGTTGGAGTTGCTCGTTAATCCCCCACGGGGTCAAGCTGATGTCATGA
- a CDS encoding DUF3082 domain-containing protein, protein MTESQKADQANPSISPEQAVDSRPRKGPLSFLSGSLTSLMLAWLSLGLSKGMVAYFAAHPPSFSNAIAQSIASALKTLFTGMCFLATFSFAFIGLGLLLVFLRSLFTRPDGDAA, encoded by the coding sequence ATGACCGAGAGCCAGAAGGCCGATCAGGCCAATCCCTCCATCAGTCCCGAGCAGGCCGTTGATTCCCGGCCCCGCAAGGGACCACTGAGTTTTCTCTCAGGCTCTCTGACCAGCCTCATGCTGGCTTGGTTGAGCCTCGGACTTAGTAAAGGGATGGTGGCTTATTTCGCTGCCCATCCCCCCTCGTTCAGCAATGCCATCGCCCAGAGCATTGCTTCGGCATTGAAGACCTTGTTCACAGGGATGTGCTTCCTGGCCACCTTCAGCTTCGCGTTCATCGGCCTGGGCCTGCTTCTTGTCTTTCTTCGCAGTCTTTTCACAAGACCGGATGGTGACGCTGCCTAG
- a CDS encoding pyruvate dehydrogenase complex E1 component subunit beta, whose translation MAGTLLFNALREAIDEEMARDPHVCVMGEDVGQYGGSYKVTKDLYEKYGELRVLDTPIAENSFTGMAVGAAMTGLRPIVEGMNMGFLLLAFNQISNNMGMLRYTSGGNFTIPTVVRGPGGVGRQLGAEHSQRLEAYFHAVPGIKIVACSTPTNAKGLMKAAIRDNNPVLFFEHVLLYNLSEELPEGDFTCALDQADLVKEGADVTILTYSRMRHHCLKAVEQLEEDGIDVELIDLISLKPFDMETIARSIRKTHRVIVVEECMKTGGIGAELIALITEHCFDDLDARPIRLSSQDIPTPYNGNLENLTIIQPHQIVEAAQTIVRQGL comes from the coding sequence GTGGCAGGGACGCTCCTCTTCAACGCTCTTCGCGAAGCCATCGATGAAGAAATGGCTCGGGATCCTCATGTCTGCGTGATGGGTGAGGACGTGGGCCAGTACGGCGGCTCCTACAAAGTCACCAAGGATCTCTACGAGAAGTACGGCGAACTGCGGGTGTTGGACACACCGATCGCCGAGAACAGTTTCACAGGAATGGCCGTCGGTGCTGCCATGACGGGGCTTCGGCCAATTGTGGAAGGCATGAACATGGGTTTTCTCCTGCTGGCCTTCAATCAGATCTCCAACAACATGGGGATGCTTCGCTACACCAGCGGTGGCAATTTCACGATCCCCACAGTCGTTCGGGGGCCTGGAGGTGTCGGTCGCCAGCTTGGCGCTGAACACAGCCAGCGTCTTGAGGCCTATTTCCACGCCGTGCCCGGCATCAAGATTGTGGCCTGCAGCACCCCGACCAATGCCAAGGGGCTCATGAAGGCCGCGATTCGCGACAACAATCCCGTGCTGTTTTTCGAGCATGTGTTGCTCTACAACCTCAGCGAGGAACTACCGGAAGGAGACTTCACCTGCGCTCTTGATCAGGCTGACCTTGTTAAGGAAGGGGCTGATGTCACGATCCTCACTTACTCACGCATGCGCCACCACTGCCTGAAGGCGGTGGAGCAGCTTGAGGAGGACGGTATCGATGTGGAGCTGATCGACCTGATCAGTCTGAAGCCCTTCGATATGGAAACGATCGCCCGATCGATTCGCAAGACCCATCGCGTGATCGTGGTGGAGGAATGCATGAAGACCGGCGGCATCGGAGCCGAGTTAATCGCTCTGATCACCGAGCATTGTTTCGATGATCTTGACGCCCGACCGATCCGCCTTTCGAGCCAGGACATCCCAACGCCTTACAACGGCAATCTTGAAAATCTCACGATCATTCAGCCGCACCAGATTGTTGAAGCAGCACAGACCATTGTTCGCCAGGGGCTCTGA